The Triticum aestivum cultivar Chinese Spring chromosome 3A, IWGSC CS RefSeq v2.1, whole genome shotgun sequence genome includes a region encoding these proteins:
- the LOC123061419 gene encoding uncharacterized protein, with protein sequence MAAGVLVDFPSMGSACFFPSLESLLRDSTSRFLAAVSAAPDPDLTNFRSLFSRVLTTYPDPPLEAVWFFSALTFHDAPDDLRSILHLLSAFTASSPAAAKPLALLAPVVSELFHSAKPRREIEALVEAVLSYISICSSRPAGGEVNADAGRLLPGFGELVKVWSVRNSRDRCPFQVLFPLVGDEARRELMKDGCSVTFLAGVVVAEAFLLRLCLKVQGVAGVPRSELQKELRIWAVSSISVFQNQQFFGVLLNMLVNPPLPVYSLLSADDEILVRDVLYDALILVDYSFLNGAEVDQADSSLLPIFVSRLVITLDAINDARAKGDQGRAMSFINAFSTSNIPVYLARWAARQAGIDQLGKPVAITPQAFLKWLVDLEDKGLTVFGENCSRIRERLMHDDAKNDYHYQSRMGHSDADLFFIDKQSHQEGMHTEGGEDEEAVEMETADNAFMAAAQSMKVMANGIRKRKDCGNEDAAVVKFVKYKAEDSSVKDYFLSAATNGMSSGSEVENPQSDDEMEETA encoded by the exons ATGGCCGCCGGCGTCCTGGTGGACTTCCCCTCCATGGGGTCCGCCTGCTTCTTCCCCAGCCTCGAGTCCCTCCTCCGCGACTCCACGTCCCGCttcctcgccgccgtctccgccgcccccGACCCGGACCTCACCAACTTCCGCTCCCTCTTCTCCCGTGTCCTCACCACCTACCCGGACCCTCCCCTCGAGGCCGTCTGGTTCTTCTCCGCGCTCACCTTCCACGACGCCCCCGACGACCTCCGCTCCATTCTCCACCTCCTCTCCGCCTTCACCGcctcctcccctgccgccgccaagCCCCTTGCGCTCCTCGCCCCCGTCGTCTCCGAACTCTTCCACTCCGCCAAGCCCCGCAGGGAGATTGAGGCGCTCGTCGAGGCTGTCCTCAGCTACATCAGTATTTGCAGCAGCCGCCCCGCTGGcggcgaggtcaacgccgacgctgGGAGGCTCTTGCCAGGTTTCGGGGAGCTGGTCAAGGTGTGGAGCGTGCGCAACTCGAGGGACAGATGCCCGTTCCAGGTCCTTTTCCCGCTAGTCGGGGACGAGGCCAGGCGGGAGCTCATGAAGGACGGCTGCAGCGTCACTTTCCTCGCCGGTGTGGTGGTGGCGGAGGCCTTCCTGCTCAGGCTCTGCCTCAAGGTGCAGGGTGTGGCTGGGGTGCCACGTTCTGAGCTGCAGAAGGAGCTAAGGATCTGGGCGGTTAGCTCTATCTCGGTCTTCCAGAACCAGCAATTCTTCG GAGTCCTGCTGAACATGCTTGTAAACCCTCCGCTGCCTGTTTATTCACTACTG AGTGCTGATGATGAGATCTTGGTGAGAGATGTCCTTTATGATGCTTTGATCTTGGTGGATTATTCATTCCTCAATGGAGCTGAAGTTGATCAAGCTGATAGTTCCCTTTTGCCTATTTTTGTGTCAAGATTGGTTATAACTCTTGATGCCATCAATGATGCCAG GGCCAAAGGAGATCAAGGGAGAGCAATGTCGTTTATCAACGCCTTCTCAACTTCAAATATTCCCGTTTACCTGGCTAGGTGGGCTGCTCGTCAAGCTGGCATTGACCAACTCGGCAAACCAGTTGCTATCACACCTCAAGCTTTTCTGA AGTGGCTTGTAGATCTCGAAGACAAGGGGCTCACAGTGTTTGGAGAGAACTGTTCAAGGATCAGGGAGAGGCTGATGCATGATGATGCCAAGAATGACTATCACTATCAGAGCAGGATGGGTCACTCAGACGCTGACCTTTTCTTCATTGACAAGCAGAGTCACCAGGAGGGTATGCACACAGAAGGTGGGGAGGATGAAGAAGCCGTGGAGATGGAGACAGCTGATAATGCTTTCATGGCTGCCGCTCAGTCCATGAAGGTGATGGCGAATGGCATAAGGAAAAGGAAGGATTGTGGAAATGAAGACGCAGCAGTTGTGAAGTTTGTGAAGTACAAGGCTGAAGACAGCTCGGTTAAGGATTACTTCTTGTCTGCTGCTACCAATGGCATGAGCAGTGGTAGCGAGGTGGAGAATCCACAGTCTGATGATGAGATGGAAGAAACAGCTTGA